The genomic region GTGTGAGGGTGCCACAAACAACTTCGTCGCAGTTTGGGTAGTTTATCCTCCAAACATCAATCCTCgtctcttctctcttcgTCTTACATATTCACTAATATATCTCCCCTCCATATACCATCCAACTTAACCTTCTCTCTCCATTCTCTCCCACCTTCCAGAAGCCGTTCGTCAACCCGCCGAACTTGGACGGGGGAGGACGAAGGCAGCCGCCAGAGTCGGTCCCGTTCTCCAACCACCAGTCATGTCAACCAAGACGACTATTCTGGCAGTGGCCACAACGACCCCAGCGCCCACCTGTATGGCCAACCCAACGTTCCACCGTCGCCAGTGATCTCACACGCACCTGCAGAACAGCCCGGGCACACAATTCTCGACTTCATCCGTCATCTGATGGCGTTACCTCTGCCGATCCCGAATAAGTTTCCCCAGAGGCTAGGACATGTTTCCGACATGCGGTCTGCTTTTCGACCGACTGGGTATGGTGGTTTCGTTCAGTCTGTTCAACACCCCTGTTATACagccaccttcctcgacgacacaGCCGGGCCGACCCCGTGCAATCTCTAGTACTCCCAATACCCGACCAAGTCTTGACGACAACGCTCCTTCCACCAGCTATCAACTTGACTCGTTATGCAATGACCCAAACACCAACGGCTCCTTGAGAACCCGGAACCGACGGCCCTTTGAGCAACACACATCACCATAGATCGACCCAATCCTCCAACCGCTATCTCCGTGGGCCACTCCAAATGCAGTCCTTGTAGCACGCCAGGCTCGATTGAGAACCCCATTTTCCCCTGGGCGATGACGTGCGGCCTGGGAACATGGGTGGCCCATGTTCCCGGGTCCACATCAATGTGGAGGAATCAAAACTGAAGAAGAGCTGAAGGACCAAATCATTTCAAAGATCTGCAAGCCCCCCATACGGCACACGTGCCCATACATAAGACAATCTGCAGGGCGTGGCGCGCTACCTAACGGTTTCTCTAGAGCAGCTGGGAACCCAAGATCGTGAACTCAACTCACGCCTCTCCCGGAATTTCCACCATCTCGGGACTGAGTGGTGAGCCGCACAAGCTTCGATAAAAAGGGAGTTCGATTCATTTCGATTGCTATGAAAAATTGGTTCAGTGGCCCATTTTTGTAATAGTGACAAAGTGAGCAGCCACCTGCCACAACGAGTGCCACTTTCGGGGAACCTGTGGACTGCCGCAGCTATTCGTCTTCAACATTCCTTCCTCTAACGCTACTAATTCCCGTCTTGCTCTACGGCTGTCCCAAACGACTATATTCCACCGGAAACGGAGCCTCCCCAACGCAAACATCCCAGCCCCTTGAGACCCTGCAAATTCATGCGGTTGTGCTGAGGAGATGCCGCTCAAAACTCCTGATGACACTATGACACTAGCTCCGAGGTATCGGAACGCATTGTATACTTGGTCCCTCCTCCCGATTTCGCCCCGGCATTGACTAGCCCGACACAActgcacctcctcccagGTCGTCTTCAAAGTCATACCAGCAGACAGTGCCTCTCAAGTAGTCCTGAAATCGACAGTCACAGAATCATTCCTCTCAGCCCTCTGCCCAACCCCTCCACAGAGAGCCGGGCTAGCAGTAAGCTCGCAGCTGTGATGTTGCTCAAGCTCCAAACATGTTGTGGCACACCAACTCAACACTGATAAGCCTTCTTCGCTCGCTTTACAGTAAGAACATGGTGGGCCGATTTGAAAGCTGTAGGTCTCAGCCTACGAGGGCAGTATTGTTAATAAGTTGGTGTATGAATTCTGGACAGAGCTTGACAAGACCAAGCAGGAGCTGGCTAACGCGGTACGCCGCTTCCAACACGAAACGGCTTTCCGTGAACAGGTCCAGGAAGAGCTTGGTCAAAGCCGCTATCGCAACTTGAACCTGAATTCAAGATGAGAACCTTTCAACAAGAGATGTTTAAGGCGATAGTTGATGTGCCGATTACAGATACCTGCGATTGGAACTGGGTCACGACGAGGTTACTCAAGCCTCTAGTCCCCAGACGTCACATCCATTCCGAACGGGACGATAATCCCGCCATATCCCCCTCAGGTATTGTGTTCCTCGAGCACCATACGGACAGAGTAGTGGCAATGGTGTATCAATGTTCGGGGTCCCCCGTAAGCTGCGAGTTCTTGACTGCGACGGACCCAAACGACAACCCCATTCTGAATACGTTGCAACATCATCGTGGATATGAGTGTCATCCTTCCCTGCCGAGATCGGACAGCTCAACTTTCCCCACAGCACCCTCAATCAACGCACCTGACTCAATGGAGACAGCACCAGAAAATCAGAAGACGAGGTAGGAGAAGTGGGACAACCAAGGGACAACCTTCGACATATACAAAAGCGTCAACAGTGGAAGAAccagaaggaggccgagggaCGTTGCTGAGGGCGGAAGGCTACTTCTTGACTTCATTGGAAGGTGAGCAGACTTAATTCGGTGTGGTTCAATTCGATGGGACGTAATGGCGGAGATGACGTAGTAGAGTGGCGGGAGTGACGATTTAAGCACCATATAATCTTACGTTATCGCATTAACATGGTCCATTACTCCTCAACAGAGAGAACAGAGATCACCCATGCCACCTCAACACGCCACTGCGCCCATATCCCACTCCTCATGCTCATAGTTCTTCTCTATCGAGTATATACCGCCACTGCAGCACCCTACTTCCACAAACACCATACCCCAACCCTCGTCACTGCCACCACCCCCGTCGCTGGCGCTCTGCCTTGGCTTCGACCTTGCAGTTGGAAGCCTCCCCGCACCCCCATCTGGGCTTTTACTATCTAGGCCTTGACTATCTAGGCCTTGACTACTGTATGAAACCTCCCTTCTGGTTCCCCGTGTTCTGGGCACCCGCTTCTGGCGGCTTCTAGGCACCCTTCCCCAACAAACCAAGTAAACACCACGTTATCGTTATACCCACACCACACGCTAACATTGGCAACTCAAGCGCTCCTCGGGAGCTCAGGATCAACCCCTCATCACGATCAACGCGCTACTTAAGGCAAGTGAGCCGACACCTAGAGTCCACCCATGTTTCCCCTCAACGGGCTTCGCCAACTTGAGCCGTGTGTAGAGTGTGGACCTGAGCCATAGCCACTGTCGTGTATAAAATAGGAGATGCCGTAGTGATACTGTACCCGTGCTCGCAGTGAATCTATTGTAATACTCGAAGCCCTCTCCTAGTTTTATGGCAGACGCCACTTTAACGAAGCACGACATACATTTAGCAGGATGTTCTCCGCCACTAACTGCATAGCTGGGGCCTAGCTGGGACGATTCATACTAATTGTGACTAAGAGCTCACGTGAGTCGCGCGAGGGCTGGACCACGCACATGCCAGTGCCACATCCCCCTGGCTCCCTGCTCCTACCAGTTGTGCACGTCAACCTTCCTTGTGCAACCCAAAATAACGCACTCGTTCTTCCATCTAGGTCATATCCTCACTTCTTTTCCCTCCATCATCTACCTTCTCCGTACTTGTACCCCATTATCATCAACCGCAACCATCCATTCTTCCTAATCTCCCCCTCTGCtccctcgtcatcctctACACTCCGCGTACTGTGTCTCCTTTCCAACCATCCCTTAAATACAGCACCCTTCGCCTACGAGCTCCTGTAATGTCcgggccgaggacgaaCTCAAACCATTTTGACAACTCCGGTGGGCGGCGCCGCTTACACATCCCAACCCTACCTCCCACTGGAATCCAGTTCCAACGTTCACCCGAGCGGCAGGATAGCCTTGGAAGTCCAACTGCAACAACATTAGGCAGAATCTCCCTAGAGCCATCTTTGTTTTCTCAGGCTCAGAGAAGCATTTGGAGCACTGGGACTTTCGCGGATCTTAACCACATGAATCGACAAGCTGCCACGCCCTCACATGCATATCCTTCCCTGCCGCTCGCCGATCCTCCTGCAAACGCGATTCCCTCTATTACTGTGAGGCCCGCCACCCCCCAAACTCTACCGATGACACCTCGTGAGCATCCAGCAAGCGGTTTCCTCCAACCTCCCGGCGGGAAACTGAAGCAACACGTACCGGACatgtcctcgccaacccaGAACCCTCAAGGTCCTATTGGCAGTCTTTCAAATCCTACGTACGGTCATACCTCTCCCCCTCAGGCCCCTCCTCTATTCAGTCCTCCTCCAGGGCTTGCGACACATTCACCGAAAACGCACATGGGCAGCAATCGTGACGGCCCTGGCGGACCTAGCCATGTTGTCGCTGGTTCCAACCCTTACTTCCCCAATCATATGTCTTCCTTGAGCAACCAACGCCAGTTTCCCAGAGAAAGCGTGTCGGCTCGCCAGTCTCCCCAAGCGGTTCAATATGGCCAACCCTTCTACCCCAATTACATGCACCTTCGGTACGGAGTCGCCATCCAGGCCAATACTGTCCCCTCCACGCCTGCGGCAACCTGCCTGCCTTCTGGGTACTTTCAAGGCAGCAATGGCATGCAGCCGCAGCAATACCCCTACAGAAACGTGTGCCCAGCCCAGAGACTACCCCAATTCCCACCTCCACGTGAAACGTACGGTGTCCATGCCCCACCATACGCTCCCAATCCCGTGGTCTTCACTACTCACCCTCCATACAACAGTCCAGGATCTTCATATGCCCAACAGCATCATGCCCAAGAGCAATACTTAAGACTACAATATGCacagcaacaacaacacAGCCCCCCGACCTATCAAGGCTTCGTCCTCCAACAAGCCTATCCTCAGCTCGAGACTCCCTACTGTCAGCCCCAGACTCTCCACTTTCGGTCCCAGACCCTTGGCAGCTCTCCAAGCTACAGGCCCGGCGCCGTCGTTGAGCCAGAACCAAATTCGCGCGGCCCTGTCAATACCGAAACCGTCCACCTCAACGGTCGTATTGTCGAACCAGGTCTGAACTCTCCGATGTCGCGTGGCCATCGGGAGGGAACATACAACGACGATCTTCCCCACTACCCAGGTCACATCGCAGACGTACGCCGAAGCGATGGCCACGATCCAAAAGAAATCAAGCATCATTATCCTCCCGCTGGGAACATCCTCGGCATCACCCATGATCCTATCATTGCAAATGGGCCCCCTCCGGTACCGGGTACCCCATTGGCGACTCAAGGCGATCAAAACCATCCAGATGACTTGAACAGTGGGTCATCCCCGACTGCCAGGTCATATTCTTCCGTATCTGAACCAGACGGCGACCGTCTGAAAATCCTTCCTCCCGACATCCGCCTAGCCTTGGATAACTGGGCGAGCGAACGGACGAAATACTATCGTCTTGAGATGGGTGGAAGCCATGGCGACGTCCAGCATGACCCCAAGTTCACCATCACAAGGGCCCAACATCTGAACAACATTTTCATCGACGAGTATAACAAGCTCAAAGAGGAGAACGAATCGGCTCAGGGCCAACTCGACAACGCACTCAAAGCATTGAAAGTCAAACGAGACCTTTTAAGTGACCTCACTCGAAGTCGGCGGCATATCCAGAAACTGAAAGCGGAGAAGGTCATTCTCGAGAAGCAACGTGACGGTTTCCAAGAGAAGGCCGACCGACTTGGGCTAACAGAAAGGCAGCGCGACGGCATCCCTGCGGAGCTTGCCGCCACCACTAAGGAGCGTGATGATCTCCAGATGCAGCTTGCTGCCATCAAGAAGGAGTGCGACGAGCTTCAGGTGGAAAACGACCTCCTTGCCACAAACGTCGCGAACCAGTTTTCTCCGACTTACAATGGTTTCGAAGTGCTTCTGAATAGCAACGACCATCTCGACTCCGATGGACAACAGGTTGAGGACAATGGGAAGCCAAAGAGTGAGGAAGGCGACCACGGTCACAGAGTGGCAGCCCATGAGGAAGACCAGCCTGCCGACGAACGGTACTCAACATCTAGACCGTGACTGACATTAGCAATCCTGTAGAACAACCCGCtctcaagaagaagaagcagaAGGAGAATGCCAAGAGGATAGAGAAAAATAATGCcaagaggagagaggaaaAGAATGCCAAGAAGGTTCCAGTTCCGGCAAACGATCTGGACGGAGCGCCGCCTAACGATGCGAAAACCTCGAACCAACTGTCGATCGCGAAGAGTGGACCATCCGGCATGCCCCATCTTGGAGACAGGGAAAGCACCTCGAGTCCGATTAGCTCCGAGGCACCACAGGATTGTTGGAGGGCATGCAATGAGGAAGAGTATTGCAGTGATGGGGGGAGCTGTGACGAGCGTTGCCGGAGCGAGGGCTATTGGAGTTATGAAGACTAGTGCAGTTTTCTAGAGTAACATGTAAAGCGTGCCATGGATGCCCACTTACATGAATGGCAGAGGCTGGGCTACAACAACCGCCAACTCACCACACCTCAATCCTATCGAGCATGAATGGGCTGAGCTTAAACGGCGTCTGAATCTGCTTCCGGAGCGCCCAGGTGGCCTCGATGGGCTTTGGGAGGCTTACCAGCAGGTGTGGAATGAGATTACACAGTCATCCTTCAACACACTTGTAGACAGTATGTGGGAGAGAAGAAACGCAGTCTACAAGGTCAGAGGAGGTGAACCAGAGGGTAATGAAGTCTAAGCCCTCTCGCTCCCTTATATTATAGCTGACACCCTCATCTGCCTTTTGCTGTGTTTTCAAAGTTTAGGCATCAGACCTTGTAACTCTAGAGAAGCGATTGTATTATAACCCTCGCGTTAGCACATGGGCATGTAGTTGCTGGCGGTAGTCTAATTGAAGCTGTTAAGAATGTGTCAGAGCATCCCGGATGACATTCTAGGACGCTTAACTAAGCAGGTGTGGAGTAACTTGGTTGAGCAGCTTCTCTGACCACGCTGTGGGTTTCATTCGATTTCCTTTCTTGACTGCCACGTTCGCTGGGCCATCTTCTTCTGACCACCCGTTGGCTCTGGGCCTCTCACATCAACACCACTTTTGTACTGTATTTTCCTCAACACTGTCTCCATTCCGTCTCCCTTCTCTTCCCTCTTGCTACACCCTCTCTGAGCGATATAGCTTCATCTCTACGTCCGGATGTGCTCTTGTAGTTTGCATGTCAGCCGCAAGACCCACCCACAAAATGCCGACCGACACACAATCGTCGACTATACGAGCCCAGGAACCTTTCTCTCCAGGTCTCTCGTTTTTCTCAAGCCTCCAAAAGTTACACCGGTTCCTTACTACCCCAAACAACCTTCGTGAGCTCCGTCCCCGGAAGAAAACTATGCTATCCAACGACATCTCTGCAAGCCCCGCCATAACATCTACAGTACCTCCCCCGCTACTCCTTCCTCAACcgcaccttccctcactGTTAGTGAACCCGGCTCCATCGACTCGCAGGAAACCTTCAGACCAAGCAGGCAGACTGCCAGCCGAACCCCTGGCCCTTGGAACATCAAAGCAAACGCCCCAGCTGACGTCGTATACACCGCCAACCACAGTACCCGGCCCAACCTCGCGCATCTAGAGTTGCCCAGTTCCACCAGCTTCTCTGGTAACGCTTTGCGCAACGGCACATCTGTCAAGGCTTCTGTGCAACGAGGTGGGTCCCAGCCGTGGTTGTCGTACGCCTCTGTCAAGTGAATTCAGATGTCGCATTGACTGCAAGTTCCTTCTGTGGAAGCCAATTTTCCTCATTCATCGCCTCTTCCCTAGAGTCAGCCCTCGCCGGCGGCCTGCAATACGGCTCAGCAAAGCAGAGGCGGGGCCATCATCTATAGGGGCACGGACACTTCCCCTCCCAACGGCTTCGAAGTGTTTCCAGAACCCAACATTCTGGACGGGGATGGCGAGATTATGCCCGATAGGCCACGGCCAGCATGTACCTACCAATAAAGGTCTCAAGTTGGCCCTGCTTCTGTACGTACGACCGAGAGAGAGGAGTAGCAGTTGGGGTTAACATTACAACAAGGCTCCCTCTAAGAAGTCGATACCCGCTTTCTTTCCGTAGTTCCCCTTTGGGGTTCAAGCAGTCACGCCCATTCGATACCACGCCAACCTACCGAAGTCCTCGTCTTCATAGGCATTCCGGTGCCTACATTCTGGGGTCCTGCTTGGCACGACAACCTCTGTGCGACAGTCGAAGTGCAGCAGGGCGACGGCAGTGACGTCGACCAGATCGTCCTCGATGATGCTCTCCACAATGTCAAACTCCTCCAGCGGGAGATCCATTTGACCAGAAAGCAGGTTGAGCTCGTCAGGGAGGCAAGTGTTTCGTGGAAGCGCCATACCATCGCGGCCACTCAAAACGACGCTCAAGCCGAGCAACGATGTCTGCATGGATCTCACCAACAGCTACTCGCGATACATCAACAGGCTCTGGAAAAACTTGACAGGATGGCGAATAAACGCTTTGGCTCCAACGCTGTCTCGCGGAGACTCAATGGGAGTGGGATATCCTCAGGAAAAAACGGCATCGCTCCACCAAAGTCTAACCGAAGCCCAACATGGACGTGGCATGGCTAGTCAAGAGAACATCATCACCTGTCAAGATCCTAGGCACCGTCGTCCATTACCCGGTCTATGAGACCGAAGACCAAACCAATGGCCATGCATCCGAGCAGTGTCACAGTGGAGCCATTGTAGAATTGGACGAACCCGGAGTGTGCCATAGTGAAACTGTAATGCATTTGTGCTAGTGCCAGGAATAGTGCTGTGGTCTGTGCCACGGGACCAAAACGCCGAAGCGCCGGGAGAGTTGGGTGATGACCGTCGAGATTCAActctcctccaccggcAAGTACCAACAACCACATACACCTCCACACCTTCGCACACCCGCGCACTCATACAGAGCGGCAACGCTGCTTCAAATACCAAACGCGGACTTCCCGCGACCGCCCCCGGCGTACCCTAGATCCGAGTCCGCGCGAGAGATCAGAGAGTAGTCAAAATGGTGAGTGACCGTTGTTGTGACGCGTGTGTACCTCCAGGGCGCGCCTGTACGTGCGCAActtgcgcgcgtcggccgcgtcTCTCCAATAATCTACGCCGGAAGCTTGAGCAGAGCGTCAACGATGCTGCGGGAGCTCTGCAAGCTGTACTGTGGATGCGCGTGACAGTGTTATTGTTATGACTCGAGtgaccttcctccgcctccaccgcccCTTTATGACGCACAGTCTACCTTCTATCGGTCTCGTTCgtgctaaccccagccgccccccaaggccaagcacTCGAAGATGGTGACGCTGTTGCACTACCGTCTCAAGGTGACGCTCAACGACGGCCGCCAGCTCGTGGGTCAGATGCTCGCATACGACAAGCACATGAACTTTGTGCTGGCCGAGTGCGAGGAGTTTAGAACGGTCAAGGTAGGTGCGAGCATGTGCGGGTAGCGCAGAGAATGCGTCTGCAGTGCGCTGCTTGGAAAGGGGAGGGAATGGGAAGGCAGCGGCTCCAGCTACATGATTAGCTGGCCAACTTCTCAAAGCTGCCTTGtctcttccccttcctctctGCGTCTCCTGCAGGCAGCGCATCGAGCTCCACAGTCAGGACTGAACTGATACCAGGGCAAGAAGACCAAGGACACGCCGGCCGGCGAGCCAACCCCAACGGTGCAGCAGAAGCGCacgcttggcctcgtcaTCCTGCGCGGCGAGACGATCGTGAGCGTGTCCGTCGAGGGCCCGCCTCCCGCCACATCGGAGGGACCAGGCATCGCTGCTGGCCCAGGTCGCGGCGTACCTGCCGGCCGTGGGATgccgctcggcggcggggctGGCGCCCCGGCCATGGCAGCGCGTCCTATGCCTTACGCGCGCCCACCACCGGGCTTCCCTCCGGGGatggcgccgccgccaggGATGCCACCTGGGTTCCCCCAGGGAATGCCTCCTGGGTAAGTCGGAGTGAACGGTGTCGAGCGATGGAGTAGACAAAGGGGCTGCGACGGAGCGCAGGCACACGAGAGTTCAACCTAGAGGAGGCAGCTCAAGAGAGCAGTCGTGCAGAAGAAGAGGGAATGGAGAGCAGGTTTGATCCCCGTGCTagcagctgacatcagaaTGCCGCCTGGATTCCGTCCGCCCGGGGGACCTCCCGGCTTCCCTCCTGGGTAAGTCCCGCGTTCAGCTCTTTGAAGTTAGTTGACAACAGATTTCCGCCCCGTCCCCCCGCATAGATGATTCGTAGCGTTTAGTACTTGCCGTGTTCTTGCATCGCTGGCTGTGTATCGAGCAGGTGTGGAGGGACGGCCGTAGTCAGGTTGCGCATCGTACGAGTTCCGCGAGCTGCAGAAAATGCAGAAGATCCAGTGGATCCCAATCTACTGTGCTGTTCCCGACTCGACTGGGTATCTGGCCTCTGGAGCTGGAACCCTCATTGCATTGCTTTCATTCCCATTTCCTCTCTGTTCTTGTCGGAAGCGTCGGTCGCTCGCACTCTCCCCGCCTTTCCGGTGTGTTCGCCTTGGCGTTCTTGACTGTACGATTCCACTGGCGGCATCCATTCAGCGCCGGGGTGTCTCCATCTCGAGATCGAAGGAACGTGTTAGACTGTCTCGCGCCTTGCGCCTTATATCCTAGCACGATATTACCTAAGGCGCATGTAAACAACAAGACGGTCGTCCTTCACTTTTCTCTTCTCACTTTCCTACCTTGcacctctctctccctctccatcGCGTTCCCTCCTCACTTGTGTTTTGTCTGTGTCTCTCTCCAACGTACAGTACTTTTGGCCCCACTCACCATTTAGCCAAATGGGAGGCAACGCCTTCGCCATCCCTGGCGCACGCCTCTCCATCGCCGAGTACGAGGCCCTCCGCGtccacctcctctcgcgcctcgacgccttCGATCCCATTGACGCGGCACCATACCTCGGCTCCAAGGCGAGCCATGGCGACATCGACGTCTTGGTCGGATGGGACAAGGCGGCGTGGGAGAGCGGCAAGGGCCACGGCATGGGCAGGGTGAACAAGCCCAGCACGAACGAGACCTCGCTTCGCTCAGCCCTCGCTGCCGCGGGGGTTGAGGACGtctccctcgccacccagcGGGAAATGATCGCGGTCTGGTCCGACACGGTTGCCGCTCAGATTGGTGGCACGCACTGGTCTCGCTCTGGGGGACAGGTGAGCGTCGCGGTTCCCCTCAAGGTTGTTCACGAAGCTGTGGAGCTGTACGCGCCCGGGAAGTCCCTGTCCGCCGCGGACAAGCTCTTCCGTGCGCCGAAGGATATGCAGTTCGAGGAGTTTGCAcccagctccagctccaACGGGGCCCAGACTACCGTTACCGCGGTCGCCTCTAAATCAGGCCGCAATCGCCTCTCGGACAACCACCCCTTCTCCGACCTCCAACCCAACACCTTCGTCCAGGTTgacctcatcttcctccctcccgccGGCGTATCCTTCCAACGCTTCGCACACGCCTACGGCGTGaccatcctcctcctctcccaaCTTATCCGGCGTGCGAGTTCTTGCCGCGATTTCGTGCTCCAAGGCCACCGGGCAGTTTTACATTGGGTACCGTACCCCGGATGTCCCAAGGCCGAAGTACACTTAACGCACGAGCCGAGCGCATTGTGCGAGTACTTGGGCCTGAGCTATGAGAAGTGGGGGAACCTCACGCCGGGTACGACTGAGGACTTGTTCGCGTGGTTCGCGGACTGTGAGGAGGACTGTCGCGCTGCCAAGGGACTGAGTGAGATGGCCAAGTATGGGCTTGTTGGCGGGACATACagacggcaaggagggaGTAGTCGTCTGTCTGCCCTCGATGAGTTTGGAGACTGGTTGCGCCGGCAGGGGTGGGTGCctgagaagaaggaggcgaaGGTTGAGAAGAGCCAGAAGGAGATCGAGGCTGAGccggccaaggacgagaagaagcaGGACCCGCTGTCAAGAGTTCATCCGGACTCGCCGCGCCCGCTGCCGAGTCATCATGCCGAACTCGTTCGCTACTggggcaaggaggccgaaTATACTGCGGCTGTCGAGGCGATTCGACCCTTCGCCGAGCAGCACTGGGCCGGTGTTGAAAAACGCAAGGCTAGGACGGAACGaaaggctgccgaggctgaCGCGAACGGCACGCTCGAAACCAGCGATAAGGTCGGCAccaaggagctcgtccCCGGCTGCGCCAATATCTGCATTGCATCGTAGTGCCTTGCGCTGCCCCGACCTCACACCCATGAATGTCCCAACGCATGACCTCAGGTATCAAAGTCTACGAGGCTGAGCACCTGCGCTGGTCACCACCTATCACCTGTATCCTGTTCCGATCTGTCGCAATACCATCTAGAGACACCTGTACTGCACTGTAGCTGTTGTCGCGCGTGAATACATTGTGGCCGTCTATGCAACTCTCGTACAATACTCAGTTCCACCCATCCTAGCAAACGTCTACTTTCCCGTTCCCCAGTCAAACCCGACCCCACCAGCGCTCACGCGTCGCGGAGTATCGGCGACTCCGAACTGCAGAGACCGACGCGGTGACGCAGAGACGTTCGAGTCAGCCGTAGGCGGTGGCGGCTGCGTGGGTGGTAGCATGCTATtgggcggcgagacgaGGGCGCCCGAGCTGGCCTCGGAGGGTTGAGAGGGTGGCTGACGCTGGGCGGCAGGCGGGAGGGAAGGTAGGACAGAGAAAGGTTGGCTTGGGCAAGGTTGGGAGAGCTGGAGCGGTTGTGTGGGCAGAGGAATCTGGGAGAGTGGTGTCGAGCTCACAGGCCGGCGTACCGGACTCGGCGAGCGTAGGAACGCGTCAaagtcgacctcgccaacgccaacgccaacatCGAGGCCCAGATCAGAGACGTCAGCTGGGGGAAGGAAGTCGTCGATTGACGGTCTTGAGGCGTGCCCGCTCCGTTGCGACTGGCTAGAGGTAGAGAATGATGGTGGGAAGGGGAGTGTACTGTCGGTGTCGTCTAGGACCCAGCCGCCGTtcgtgcgccgccgcttcgCAACGGGGATGTATACTGGTCGCTCGGCTGAGATATGGTCGCGGAgatgggaggagagggcggCCAGAGTTGGGTGGGAGGCGGTACAGTAGTCCCACCggcagaagaaggcgggGGAAGGCGTTGGTGCGTCGGGTGCGAGCATCCCGGGCCTTGATTGGGAAGGCGATGGGAAAGAGCTACGCGGTTTTTACGGGTATTCTGTTCGCCTTGGTGGCCCGTAGATGATAATGAGCAGGAGATGGTAAAGggggtggtgagggcgcggcgaaggaaggtgggaggACAGCTCCGCCGAGGACACCTGGCCGTGGAGCTGCAagacgaggtgcgcgagggtggtggtggatACAGTGATGCAAtaggcgaggaggatgaaCGAAGAGATGCGAGATGAGGTGtgtgatggagagatggagagatggagagatgaCTGGCGAGACGGCGAGTAATGTGAGAAAGTCGCGCGTCTGGTGGTCAGGTACCTGGATTTGGTGGAGGTCTCACCGACCAGTTCGTGCTTCGGCCCGCCTCCGGCCTATATCCACACACGATTTGTCAACCGTTGCCCTCAACAACACTGTCATGACCGAACCACtccgctcctcgacgaccaAGAGCGGATACGTCCTCCCTGCAATATGGAGCTTTCCGCCGTTCTTCACGTGAGTGCGCGTGGCATGCGGAGCGGTTGAGTCATCTCGC from Cutaneotrichosporon cavernicola HIS019 DNA, chromosome: 2 harbors:
- the smb1 gene encoding uncharacterized protein (snRNP Sm proteins) codes for the protein MPPPKAKHSKMVTLLHYRLKVTLNDGRQLVGQMLAYDKHMNFVLAECEEFRTVKGKKTKDTPAGEPTPTVQQKRTLGLVILRGETIVSVSVEGPPPATSEGPGIAAGPGRGVPAGRGMPLGGGAGAPAMAARPMPYARPPPGFPPGMAPPPGMPPGFPQGMPPGMPPGFRPPGGPPGFPPGFPPRPPA